The proteins below are encoded in one region of Limnochorda pilosa:
- a CDS encoding TlyA family RNA methyltransferase, producing the protein MSEGPGRLDRRLVEEGLFPSREQARRAIMAGEVQVDGRTVSVPGARVPRGAQVVWAGRPPRFVSRGGEKLEHALDRFGLAVEGRICLDVGASTGGFTDCLLQRGARRVYAVDVGYGQLAWKLRKDPRVVVLERTNIRRLEPSMVPEAAELATVDVSFISVTLFLGRLRSLLAPAADLVVLVKPQFEAGRTRVGKGGVVRSPEVHVDVLKKVWEAARGEGFAARGLVPSPLLGPAGNREFLLWLQAADDPAACPPPDPDLLATVTRPPDEGSGPLSPEL; encoded by the coding sequence ATGAGCGAGGGACCTGGGCGGCTGGACCGCCGGCTGGTGGAGGAAGGCCTCTTTCCCTCCCGGGAGCAGGCGCGGCGGGCGATCATGGCGGGTGAGGTCCAGGTGGACGGGCGCACCGTGAGCGTGCCGGGCGCGCGGGTGCCGCGGGGGGCCCAGGTGGTTTGGGCGGGCCGGCCCCCCCGCTTCGTAAGCCGGGGCGGCGAGAAGCTCGAGCACGCGCTGGACCGCTTCGGGCTCGCCGTGGAAGGGCGGATCTGCCTGGACGTGGGCGCCTCCACCGGCGGCTTCACCGACTGCCTCCTGCAGCGGGGGGCGCGGCGGGTGTACGCGGTGGACGTGGGCTACGGGCAGCTGGCCTGGAAGCTGCGGAAGGACCCCCGGGTGGTGGTGCTCGAGCGGACCAACATCCGGCGTCTGGAGCCTTCGATGGTGCCCGAGGCGGCCGAGCTCGCGACGGTGGACGTCTCCTTCATCTCGGTGACCCTCTTCCTCGGGCGCCTCCGATCCCTCCTCGCGCCCGCCGCCGACCTGGTGGTGCTGGTGAAGCCCCAGTTCGAGGCAGGGCGCACCCGGGTGGGGAAGGGTGGCGTGGTGCGCTCGCCCGAGGTGCACGTCGACGTGCTCAAGAAGGTGTGGGAGGCGGCCCGGGGCGAAGGCTTCGCCGCACGCGGGCTGGTCCCTTCACCTCTCCTCGGCCCCGCCGGGAACCGGGAGTTCCTCCTCTGGCTTCAGGCGGCGGACGACCCCGCCGCCTGCCCACCCCCGGACCCGGACCTCCTCGCGACGGTGACCCGGCCACCGGATGAAGGATCTGGACCCCTCTCCCCCGAACTGTGA